From Pseudarthrobacter equi, a single genomic window includes:
- the mmuM gene encoding homocysteine S-methyltransferase, protein MPVIPTLSALLDAGESLTTDGALATELEVRGCNLDDPLWSAKVLLEQPGLIRDVHRDYFAAGARIATTASYQATPQGFAGRGMTEQEALDLVALSVRLADEARRDHLANHPEAGPLFIAGSVGPYGAYLADGSEYRGDYALTPAEFRTFHRPRLEALAQAGADLLACETLPSFAEAQALAELTRDLGVESWFSFSLRDAGHISDGTPLAAVAELLDAESHVAAVGVNCVPLALVAPALTALRCGTNKPLAAYPNSGETYDAGTKTWDAAPTATTAPAALVDGVPAWQALGARIIGGCCRTTPADISAVAGHIHR, encoded by the coding sequence ATGCCTGTAATCCCCACGCTGTCCGCCCTGCTCGACGCCGGGGAATCCCTGACCACCGACGGTGCACTGGCCACGGAACTCGAGGTACGCGGCTGCAACCTGGACGATCCGCTGTGGTCGGCCAAGGTCCTGCTGGAACAGCCGGGCCTGATCCGGGACGTGCACCGGGACTACTTCGCGGCAGGTGCCAGGATCGCCACCACCGCCAGCTACCAGGCCACACCGCAGGGATTCGCGGGCCGCGGAATGACGGAGCAGGAGGCGCTGGACCTCGTGGCCCTGTCCGTGCGGCTGGCTGACGAGGCGCGGCGTGACCATCTGGCCAACCATCCCGAGGCCGGGCCGCTGTTCATCGCGGGTTCCGTGGGGCCCTACGGCGCCTACCTTGCCGACGGCTCGGAGTACCGCGGCGACTACGCCCTGACACCCGCCGAGTTCCGGACCTTCCACCGTCCCCGCCTCGAAGCCCTGGCCCAGGCCGGTGCGGACCTCCTGGCCTGTGAAACGCTGCCCTCCTTTGCCGAAGCACAGGCCCTTGCGGAACTGACCCGGGACCTCGGCGTCGAATCCTGGTTCTCCTTCTCCCTCCGCGACGCCGGGCACATCAGTGACGGCACGCCCCTGGCCGCCGTCGCGGAACTGCTGGACGCGGAGTCCCACGTGGCCGCCGTCGGGGTTAACTGTGTGCCGCTGGCGCTGGTTGCCCCCGCGCTCACGGCCCTGCGCTGTGGCACCAACAAGCCGCTGGCGGCCTACCCGAATTCCGGGGAAACCTACGATGCGGGCACCAAAACCTGGGACGCAGCACCCACAGCCACCACAGCCCCTGCAGCGCTGGTCGACGGCGTGCCTGCCTGGCAGGCCCTCGGCGCCCGGATCATCGGCGGCTGCTGCAGGACCACGCCGGCCGACATCTCCGCCGTCGCGGGGCACATCCACCGCTAA
- a CDS encoding IclR family transcriptional regulator, whose product MSKSSSMGRGIMALLAVGSRHAAEHPGGTVAEIATGLGKDRSQVSRYLRSAEQEGFLARTVHRTYALDWEVFTDAQQLTARRLESDGATALDTLAGETDEACFLGILHGNSTVTIGESVPASSNLVGSWLGRPYPAYCSDAGQAVLWEASDAEVRTVFADVDFVRHGPNTPDSVEDFLARLEAARRRGYSIVDQEAEPGLYSLAVPVRDFKGEVVAALQIVGIRDRLEPRREACAAALLQQERWLEAGLGYRPQD is encoded by the coding sequence ATGTCGAAATCATCCAGCATGGGCCGCGGAATCATGGCCCTGCTGGCTGTGGGATCCCGCCACGCGGCTGAGCATCCGGGTGGAACGGTGGCGGAGATCGCCACCGGCCTGGGCAAGGACCGCAGCCAGGTCTCACGGTACCTGCGCAGCGCGGAGCAAGAGGGCTTCCTGGCCCGCACCGTCCACCGCACGTACGCGCTGGACTGGGAAGTCTTCACCGACGCCCAGCAACTGACGGCACGCCGGCTGGAATCTGACGGCGCCACTGCCCTGGACACGCTCGCCGGCGAAACTGATGAAGCCTGCTTCCTGGGCATCCTGCACGGGAACAGCACCGTGACCATCGGCGAAAGCGTTCCCGCGAGCAGCAACCTGGTGGGCTCCTGGCTTGGCCGGCCCTACCCCGCCTACTGCAGCGACGCCGGGCAGGCAGTGCTCTGGGAGGCCTCCGACGCGGAGGTCCGCACCGTCTTCGCGGACGTCGACTTTGTCCGGCACGGCCCCAACACGCCGGACAGCGTGGAAGACTTCCTGGCCAGGCTGGAAGCGGCCCGCCGGCGTGGCTATTCGATAGTGGACCAGGAGGCCGAACCGGGGCTGTACTCCCTGGCAGTCCCGGTCCGCGATTTCAAGGGAGAGGTGGTGGCAGCCCTGCAGATCGTGGGGATCAGGGACCGGCTGGAACCCCGCCGGGAGGCCTGCGCCGCGGCGCTGCTCCAGCAGGAGCGGTGGCTCGAAGCGGGCTTGGGGTACCGGCCGCAGGACTAG
- a CDS encoding IclR family transcriptional regulator encodes MDSSAEASSMAQGLRIVRLVVDREKSGRPLLGVSQLAAALSMDQSRVSRLAQELCDLGLLERPERGPFRAGPEYFSLAAALNTGWVLAARTELESLVSVLGLRARLSVRDGYRAILLRNSSNDSVPGSFVQPGMVSPVWCTGAGRALLWDLARPALEGLLQDVNFIGIGGPGAAHTVDGVWELMARDRQAGVVAAVEEFEHDVVELAVPVRDGSGEVRASLSVLGGPGLAERRDAAAALAAAAKRLSAGAVPR; translated from the coding sequence GTGGATTCATCCGCTGAGGCGTCGTCAATGGCCCAGGGGCTCCGGATTGTCCGGCTGGTGGTGGACCGGGAGAAATCCGGGCGCCCACTCCTGGGTGTATCCCAGCTCGCCGCGGCGTTGTCGATGGACCAGAGCAGGGTTTCGCGGCTTGCCCAGGAACTCTGCGACCTTGGACTGCTCGAACGCCCGGAGCGCGGTCCGTTCCGGGCCGGGCCGGAATACTTCAGCCTGGCCGCGGCCCTCAATACCGGCTGGGTGCTCGCCGCCCGGACCGAACTCGAATCCCTGGTTTCCGTGCTGGGCCTGCGCGCCAGGCTCTCCGTCCGCGACGGCTACCGGGCCATCCTGCTCCGGAACTCCAGCAACGACTCCGTGCCCGGCAGCTTCGTCCAACCCGGCATGGTCAGCCCGGTGTGGTGCACGGGTGCCGGCCGGGCCCTGCTGTGGGACCTGGCCCGGCCGGCCCTGGAGGGGCTGCTGCAGGACGTGAACTTCATTGGCATCGGCGGCCCGGGCGCGGCGCACACCGTCGACGGCGTCTGGGAGCTCATGGCCCGGGACCGCCAGGCCGGAGTGGTTGCCGCCGTCGAGGAATTCGAACACGACGTTGTTGAGCTGGCCGTGCCCGTGCGGGACGGGTCAGGAGAAGTGCGGGCCTCGCTAAGCGTGCTCGGCGGTCCCGGCCTGGCGGAGCGCCGTGACGCGGCGGCCGCCCTGGCTGCCGCCGCCAAAAGGCTTAGCGCTGGGGCCGTGCCCCGCTAG
- a CDS encoding amino acid permease translates to MEPSLPTLDTRPDPAQPVSSGLRRSMGPRHLVMIAMGGVIGSGLFLSSGYTISQAGPLGAVIAYLIGAFVVFLVMACLGELAIAYPVSGAFHIYAARSIGPATGFATAWLYWLCWAVAIGSEFTASGLLMQRWFPDVAVWVWCLVFAAILFGFNAVSARFFGESEFWFAIIKVAAIIGLIVLGGAALFGFQPLGGGGDGHPFLFENFATESGLFPNGFTGVLVTVLAVFYAFSGSELIGVAAGETRDPATAIPKAMRTTVIRLLIFFVGAIAVIAATIPYTEVGLDESPFVTVFSAIGIPFAADIMNFVIITALLSAGNSGLFSCARMLYSLADEGHAPRALKKLTRRGIPLAALSLSMVGGLASLISSVVAPETVYLVLVSVAGFAVVGVWMSITASHFFHRRAFIRGGGDTSTLAYKAPLFPLVPILAFTLCVVSLIGIALDPAQAPALYFGVPFVAACYLYFHLRHGRKSVQARR, encoded by the coding sequence GTGGAACCCTCATTGCCTACGCTCGACACCAGGCCGGACCCGGCGCAGCCGGTCAGCTCCGGACTCCGCCGCTCCATGGGGCCGCGGCATCTGGTGATGATCGCCATGGGCGGCGTCATCGGCTCGGGCCTGTTCCTCAGCTCCGGCTACACCATTTCCCAGGCAGGCCCGCTGGGCGCGGTGATCGCCTACCTCATCGGGGCGTTCGTGGTGTTCCTGGTGATGGCCTGCCTGGGTGAACTGGCTATCGCCTACCCCGTGTCCGGGGCGTTCCATATTTACGCGGCCCGCTCCATCGGGCCCGCCACCGGCTTTGCCACCGCCTGGCTCTATTGGCTCTGCTGGGCCGTGGCCATCGGCTCCGAGTTCACAGCGTCCGGCCTGCTCATGCAGCGGTGGTTCCCGGACGTGGCGGTGTGGGTCTGGTGCCTGGTGTTCGCGGCCATCCTCTTCGGCTTCAACGCTGTGTCCGCCCGGTTCTTCGGCGAGTCCGAGTTCTGGTTCGCCATCATCAAGGTGGCCGCCATCATCGGCCTCATCGTCCTGGGCGGTGCGGCCCTGTTCGGCTTCCAACCGCTCGGCGGCGGCGGGGACGGGCACCCGTTCCTGTTCGAAAACTTCGCCACCGAGTCCGGCCTGTTCCCCAACGGCTTCACCGGCGTCCTGGTCACCGTGCTCGCCGTCTTCTACGCCTTCTCCGGCTCCGAACTGATCGGCGTTGCCGCCGGCGAAACCAGGGACCCGGCCACGGCCATCCCCAAGGCCATGCGCACCACCGTCATCCGCCTGCTCATCTTCTTCGTCGGCGCCATCGCCGTCATCGCCGCCACCATCCCGTACACGGAGGTGGGGCTGGACGAGAGCCCGTTCGTGACCGTCTTCTCCGCCATCGGCATCCCGTTCGCGGCCGACATCATGAACTTCGTCATCATCACCGCACTCCTGTCCGCCGGCAACAGCGGCCTGTTCTCGTGCGCCCGCATGCTCTACTCGCTCGCCGACGAAGGCCATGCACCGCGCGCCCTCAAGAAGCTGACCCGCCGCGGCATCCCCCTGGCCGCACTCTCCCTGAGCATGGTGGGCGGCCTGGCATCCCTGATCAGCAGTGTGGTGGCACCCGAGACGGTCTACCTGGTCCTCGTGTCAGTGGCCGGCTTCGCGGTGGTGGGCGTCTGGATGTCCATCACGGCCTCGCACTTCTTCCACCGCCGAGCCTTTATCCGTGGCGGCGGCGATACCTCCACCCTCGCCTACAAGGCGCCGCTGTTCCCGCTGGTCCCCATCCTGGCGTTCACCCTGTGCGTCGTTTCGCTGATCGGCATCGCGCTGGATCCTGCCCAGGCGCCCGCCCTCTACTTCGGTGTGCCGTTCGTTGCCGCCTGCTACCTCTACTTCCACCTTCGGCACGGCCGCAAGAGCGTTCAGGCACGGCGCTAA
- a CDS encoding FMN-binding negative transcriptional regulator has translation MYIPAHFAVGPDAVQALLTSPGAANLITMTDGGLLATLLPVVYEPDVGEHGALHAHVARNNPQACASVIGEALAIIQGPDAYISPSWYASKAEHGRVVPTWNYSTAHVYGQLVVHDDAGWLARHVRRLTDRHEGEREHPWSVDDAPEKFIAGQLRAIVGIELLITRIEAKEKLSQNRSAADASGVVAGLRSGGQEASAAAVERVLAQRAPEN, from the coding sequence ATGTACATTCCCGCCCACTTCGCCGTCGGCCCCGACGCCGTCCAGGCCCTTCTCACCAGCCCCGGCGCGGCCAACCTCATCACCATGACCGACGGCGGCCTGCTGGCCACTTTGCTGCCCGTCGTTTACGAGCCGGACGTGGGGGAGCACGGTGCCCTGCACGCGCACGTAGCCCGGAACAACCCGCAGGCCTGCGCCTCCGTAATCGGTGAGGCACTGGCGATCATCCAGGGACCCGACGCCTACATTTCGCCGTCCTGGTACGCGTCCAAAGCCGAGCACGGCCGAGTGGTTCCCACGTGGAACTACAGCACGGCGCACGTGTATGGCCAGTTGGTTGTCCATGACGACGCCGGCTGGCTGGCACGGCACGTCCGCCGCCTGACGGACCGGCACGAGGGGGAGCGGGAGCACCCGTGGAGCGTTGACGACGCCCCCGAAAAGTTCATTGCCGGGCAGCTGCGCGCCATCGTGGGCATCGAGCTGCTGATCACCCGGATCGAGGCCAAGGAGAAGCTGAGCCAGAACCGGTCCGCAGCCGACGCCTCAGGCGTGGTGGCCGGACTGCGGTCCGGCGGGCAGGAAGCCAGCGCGGCCGCCGTCGAACGCGTCCTCGCCCAGCGGGCACCGGAAAACTAG
- a CDS encoding dihydrofolate reductase family protein, translating into MRKVTAGLFHSIDGVVSDPFKFQFDSFDAELGEGLTAMINSVDTVVLGRKSYEEWASYWPNASADQDFAAFINPVEKFVVSRTLSEPLEWQNSRLMDAPLEEFVAKLKESDGGEIAVCGSISVTRQLLFAGLLDSLQLMTHPVIAGSGRRLFEDGDPLTRLVLLDEKRTSKGNVLSTYGLRGD; encoded by the coding sequence ATGCGCAAAGTTACGGCCGGACTGTTCCACTCCATTGACGGAGTGGTTTCGGATCCGTTCAAGTTCCAGTTCGACAGTTTCGACGCCGAGCTCGGCGAAGGCCTGACCGCCATGATTAACTCCGTGGACACCGTGGTGCTGGGCCGGAAGAGCTACGAGGAGTGGGCGTCCTACTGGCCCAACGCGTCTGCGGACCAGGACTTCGCTGCGTTCATCAACCCGGTGGAGAAGTTTGTGGTGTCCAGGACGCTGAGCGAGCCGCTGGAGTGGCAGAACTCCCGGCTGATGGACGCACCGCTGGAGGAGTTCGTGGCGAAGCTGAAGGAGAGCGACGGCGGTGAGATTGCCGTGTGCGGCAGCATCTCCGTGACCCGGCAGCTGCTGTTTGCGGGGTTGCTGGATTCGCTGCAGCTCATGACGCACCCCGTGATTGCAGGCAGCGGTAGGCGGCTGTTCGAAGACGGCGATCCCCTCACCCGGCTGGTCCTGCTGGATGAGAAGCGCACCAGCAAGGGCAACGTGCTCAGCACCTACGGGCTCCGGGGCGACTAG
- the rlmC gene encoding 23S rRNA (uracil(747)-C(5))-methyltransferase RlmC, whose amino-acid sequence MRCSYFDAARCRSCTLMGTPYGEQLAGKQAHCQTLLSGHTSLEWLEPVASQESAFRNKAKMVVSGTAQNPTIGILDADGHGIDLRKCGVCSPGLRAVFPVVTAFIRTHRLTPYDVPNRSGELKHLIVTESPDGEIMLRLVLRSEQLVPRIRKHLPDLLADLPQVKVVSINLHPEHKAVLEGDREILLTEQSTLSMRVNDINLHLRPQSFFQTNSEMAAALYRQGREWVNELAPASVWDLYCGVGGFALHVADPSRTVTGIETSSEAIVSARISSDEAGLQGMEFEAGDATAFALAARQAPELVIVNPPRRGIGKELCGWLESSGVRHVVYSSCNAQSLARDLAALPSFTARRARVLDMFPQTTHYEVMVLLERAG is encoded by the coding sequence ATGCGCTGTTCCTACTTTGATGCCGCCCGCTGCCGCTCCTGCACCCTGATGGGCACGCCCTACGGGGAACAGCTGGCCGGCAAGCAGGCCCACTGCCAGACCCTTCTCTCCGGCCACACGTCGCTGGAGTGGCTGGAGCCCGTGGCCAGCCAGGAATCAGCATTCCGGAACAAGGCCAAAATGGTGGTCAGCGGGACGGCCCAGAACCCCACCATCGGCATTCTGGACGCCGACGGCCACGGCATCGACCTGCGCAAATGCGGCGTCTGCTCCCCCGGGCTCCGCGCTGTGTTCCCCGTGGTGACCGCCTTCATCCGCACCCACCGCCTGACGCCCTATGACGTGCCCAACCGGAGCGGCGAACTCAAGCACTTGATCGTCACCGAGTCCCCCGACGGCGAAATCATGCTGCGCCTGGTCCTCCGTTCGGAGCAGCTGGTGCCGCGCATCCGGAAGCACCTCCCGGACCTGCTGGCCGACCTGCCGCAGGTGAAGGTGGTGTCCATCAACCTGCACCCCGAGCATAAGGCGGTGCTGGAGGGCGACCGGGAGATCCTGCTGACGGAGCAGTCCACGCTGAGCATGCGGGTGAACGACATCAACCTGCACCTGCGCCCGCAGAGCTTCTTCCAGACCAACAGCGAAATGGCCGCGGCGCTGTACCGGCAGGGGCGCGAATGGGTCAATGAACTAGCCCCGGCGTCAGTATGGGACCTGTACTGCGGCGTGGGCGGATTCGCCCTGCACGTCGCCGACCCGTCCCGCACGGTGACCGGAATCGAAACCAGCAGCGAGGCCATCGTCTCGGCCCGGATCAGCAGCGATGAAGCAGGGCTGCAGGGCATGGAGTTCGAGGCCGGGGACGCCACCGCCTTCGCCCTGGCGGCACGGCAGGCACCGGAGCTGGTGATCGTGAACCCGCCGCGCCGGGGCATCGGCAAGGAGCTGTGCGGCTGGCTGGAATCCTCCGGTGTCCGGCACGTGGTGTACTCCAGCTGCAATGCCCAGTCCCTGGCCCGCGACCTGGCCGCCCTCCCCTCCTTCACGGCACGGCGGGCACGGGTCCTGGACATGTTCCCGCAGACCACGCACTACGAAGTAATGGTCCTGCTGGAGCGGGCCGGCTAG